One window of the Fusobacterium animalis 7_1 genome contains the following:
- a CDS encoding toxin-antitoxin system YwqK family antitoxin codes for MNEIKVRKFLDKNFKETNEKENFYYEEISLTYKVKINNLVNEVKIQKIFSLKMKKVVEKNCIVNGKFHGIREIFDKNGNIILRGAYLNGKKIGVWHEYEDNKIKIRVAFDEEERFSGLYKEYYPDGSLKEEYIYIKGKLVKILMNNREF; via the coding sequence ATGAATGAAATTAAAGTAAGAAAATTTTTGGATAAAAATTTTAAAGAAACAAATGAAAAAGAAAATTTTTATTATGAAGAAATTTCTTTAACCTATAAAGTAAAAATAAATAATTTAGTAAATGAAGTAAAAATCCAAAAGATATTCTCTCTTAAAATGAAAAAAGTGGTAGAAAAAAATTGTATAGTCAACGGAAAGTTTCATGGGATAAGAGAAATTTTTGATAAGAATGGAAATATTATTTTAAGAGGTGCATATCTAAATGGGAAAAAGATAGGAGTATGGCACGAATATGAAGACAATAAAATAAAAATAAGAGTTGCTTTTGATGAAGAAGAAAGATTTTCAGGCTTATATAAAGAATATTATCCAGATGGAAGTTTGAAAGAAGAATATATTTATATTAAGGGAAAATTAGTAAAAATTTTAATGAATAATAGGGAATTTTAA
- a CDS encoding tetratricopeptide repeat protein: MLKKLSILIVAGILVGCANIDNLGGKRDSGPIREIGGEPQIPGETKIVEEVPVDEGKVISKEANNENIKEYLSIVKGNLKGSIKKVEDSVENDYTVGLGETLIFPLDNERAIKLTASPKNTNTKINLSNGKVSFRSVYQGQYILSTYIDGSLNRKINIAVVAKYDFSEKEVYDVIMQDSANESKDLENAVTLYKMMFPAGRYSKEVNYLFLKYAYDTRNSSLMHEALAGVKNDFSSYSDNEKAIILRVAKLTNKDIFVPSETYKTNNPELKSALQEYVGHKGSLDKTDKVFIEKAKKEAPETANEVVRDKIKAVIDGTVPTKIGSSSDSKKTNSKTETSGESYYDKAMKNLNSNPRVAIENFKKSLSTEKMQDKKPEIYYNIASSYAKLGNKVEVTKYLRLLKQEFPNSEWAKKSEVLTKLIK; the protein is encoded by the coding sequence ATGTTAAAGAAATTATCAATATTGATAGTTGCTGGGATTTTAGTTGGTTGTGCAAACATTGATAATCTTGGTGGAAAAAGAGATAGTGGACCAATTAGAGAAATTGGAGGAGAACCTCAAATTCCTGGGGAAACTAAAATAGTGGAAGAAGTACCAGTTGATGAGGGTAAGGTTATAAGTAAAGAAGCTAATAATGAAAACATAAAAGAATATCTTTCAATAGTAAAAGGTAATTTAAAAGGTTCTATAAAGAAAGTGGAAGACAGTGTAGAAAATGACTATACTGTTGGTTTAGGAGAAACCTTAATATTCCCTCTTGATAATGAAAGAGCTATAAAACTTACTGCCTCTCCAAAAAATACAAATACAAAAATTAATCTTTCTAATGGAAAAGTTAGTTTTAGAAGTGTGTATCAAGGACAATATATATTATCAACTTACATAGATGGTAGTCTAAACAGAAAAATAAATATTGCAGTTGTAGCAAAGTACGATTTTTCTGAAAAAGAAGTTTATGATGTAATAATGCAAGATTCTGCAAATGAAAGTAAAGACTTAGAAAATGCAGTTACTCTTTATAAGATGATGTTTCCAGCAGGAAGATATTCAAAAGAAGTCAATTATTTATTCTTAAAATATGCTTATGATACTAGAAATAGCTCATTGATGCATGAAGCCTTAGCAGGTGTAAAAAATGATTTTTCTTCATATTCAGATAATGAAAAAGCTATTATACTTAGAGTAGCAAAATTGACTAATAAGGATATTTTTGTTCCATCTGAAACATATAAGACAAATAATCCAGAATTGAAAAGTGCTTTACAAGAATATGTAGGACATAAAGGAAGTTTAGATAAAACAGACAAAGTATTTATAGAAAAAGCTAAAAAAGAGGCACCAGAAACTGCAAATGAAGTTGTGAGAGATAAAATAAAAGCTGTTATAGATGGAACTGTACCAACAAAAATAGGAAGTTCATCAGATTCAAAAAAGACAAATTCAAAAACTGAAACTAGTGGAGAAAGCTATTATGATAAGGCTATGAAGAACTTAAATTCAAATCCAAGAGTAGCGATAGAAAACTTTAAAAAATCTCTCTCTACTGAAAAAATGCAAGACAAAAAGCCAGAAATCTATTATAATATAGCAAGTTCTTATGCTAAACTTGGAAATAAAGTTGAAGTTACAAAATATTTAAGACTTTTAAAACAAGAGTTTCCTAATAGTGAATGGGCAAAGAAAAGTGAAGTACTTACAAAATTAATAAAATAA
- the mutL gene encoding DNA mismatch repair endonuclease MutL: MNRIRILDESVSNAIAAGEVVENPTSMIKELIENSLDAGSKEIKLEVWNGGLDISISDSGCGMSKEDLLLSIERHATSKILTKDDLFNIRTYGFRGEALSSIASVSKMILSSRTEDMQNGTQMNVLGGKVTNLKDIQRNVGTQIEIKDLFYNTPARKKFLRKENTEYLNIKDIFLREALANPNVKFILNIEGKESIKTSGNGIENAILEIFGKNYLKNFFKFSLGYLGNANLFKANRDSIFVFINGRSVKSKIVEEAVINAYHTKLMKGKYPTALIFLEVEPNEIDVNVHPSKKVVKFANQNAIFDLVKGEIENFFIDDEDFISPYIEAENEVEDNTKNNFLDINDFKDNIQDFSQLSVVKKEDYSKKDYRDIEVEKEKTFGNAGTTKSSINSNEIKEDSKNIENFDNSVKNSISVDKNKVEINDDIIEKSENNKYIFNQEDVSRGKIFDDFSSLKNIHFKVIGQVFDTFILVERNGLLEIYDQHIIHERILYEKLKQEYYNHSMSKQNLLVPIRFELDPREKQLALENIEIFSSFGFDIDDFDKNEILLRSTPTMNLRDSYENIIREILDNISKNKDKDIRENIIVSMSCKGAIKANHKLTLEEMYSMVAKLHEVGEYTCPHGRPIIVKMSLLDLEKLFKRK, from the coding sequence ATGAACCGTATTAGAATTTTAGATGAAAGTGTTTCTAATGCAATAGCAGCTGGGGAAGTTGTAGAAAATCCTACTAGTATGATTAAGGAATTGATAGAAAATTCGTTAGATGCAGGAAGTAAAGAAATTAAATTGGAAGTTTGGAATGGTGGTCTTGATATTTCTATAAGTGATAGCGGTTGTGGAATGTCAAAAGAAGATTTACTACTTTCTATTGAAAGACATGCTACAAGTAAAATTTTAACAAAAGACGATTTATTTAATATTAGAACTTATGGTTTTAGAGGAGAAGCATTGTCTTCAATAGCTTCTGTTTCTAAAATGATTTTATCTTCAAGAACAGAAGATATGCAAAATGGAACTCAAATGAATGTTCTAGGTGGAAAGGTTACTAATTTAAAAGATATCCAAAGAAATGTTGGAACACAAATAGAAATAAAAGATTTATTCTATAATACACCTGCAAGAAAAAAATTTTTAAGAAAAGAAAATACTGAATATTTGAATATAAAGGATATATTTTTAAGAGAGGCACTAGCTAATCCTAATGTTAAATTTATTTTGAATATAGAGGGAAAAGAAAGCATAAAAACAAGTGGGAATGGAATAGAAAATGCTATACTTGAAATATTTGGGAAAAATTATTTAAAAAATTTTTTCAAATTCTCACTCGGATATTTAGGAAATGCTAATTTATTTAAAGCAAACAGAGATTCTATATTTGTTTTTATCAATGGTCGTTCTGTTAAATCAAAAATAGTTGAAGAAGCAGTGATAAATGCTTACCATACAAAACTTATGAAAGGAAAGTATCCAACAGCTTTAATATTTTTAGAAGTTGAACCAAATGAAATTGATGTCAATGTTCACCCTTCAAAGAAAGTTGTAAAGTTTGCCAATCAGAATGCTATATTTGATTTAGTAAAAGGAGAGATTGAAAATTTTTTTATAGATGATGAAGATTTTATTTCTCCATATATTGAGGCAGAAAATGAAGTTGAAGATAATACTAAAAATAATTTTTTAGATATAAATGATTTCAAAGATAATATACAAGATTTTTCTCAACTATCAGTAGTTAAAAAAGAAGACTATTCTAAAAAAGATTATAGGGATATTGAAGTTGAAAAAGAAAAAACTTTTGGGAACGCTGGGACTACTAAAAGTTCTATTAATTCAAATGAAATTAAAGAAGATAGTAAAAATATTGAAAATTTTGATAATTCAGTAAAAAATTCAATTTCAGTAGATAAGAATAAGGTTGAGATTAATGATGATATTATAGAGAAGTCTGAAAATAATAAGTATATTTTTAATCAAGAAGATGTCAGTAGGGGAAAAATATTTGATGATTTTTCAAGTTTAAAAAATATTCATTTTAAAGTTATAGGACAAGTATTTGATACTTTCATTTTAGTTGAAAGAAATGGTTTGCTTGAAATTTATGACCAACATATAATACATGAAAGAATACTATATGAAAAATTAAAACAAGAATATTACAATCATTCTATGTCTAAACAAAATTTATTAGTGCCAATAAGATTTGAACTAGACCCAAGAGAAAAACAGCTAGCCTTAGAAAATATTGAGATATTTTCAAGTTTTGGCTTTGATATAGATGATTTTGATAAAAATGAAATTCTGTTGAGAAGTACACCAACTATGAATTTAAGAGATAGTTATGAAAATATTATAAGAGAAATATTGGATAATATTTCTAAAAATAAAGATAAAGATATTAGAGAAAATATAATAGTTTCAATGTCTTGTAAAGGAGCAATAAAAGCTAATCATAAACTAACTTTGGAAGAAATGTACTCTATGGTTGCAAAACTTCATGAAGTTGGAGAGTACACTTGTCCTCATGGCAGACCAATTATAGTTAAGATGTCATTACTTGATTTAGAAAAACTTTTTAAAAGAAAATAA
- a CDS encoding 23S rRNA (pseudouridine(1915)-N(3))-methyltransferase RlmH, producing the protein MNINIICVGKIKDKYINDGIAEYTKRMTNFVSLNTIELKEYNKEDSINISIEKESLEILKQISKSNSYNILLDLDGKEITSENMSKYIDDLKNKGVSSINFIIGGSNGVNKEVKGLVDMKLKFSYFTFPHQLMRLILLEQIYRWFAISNNIKYHK; encoded by the coding sequence TTGAATATAAATATTATCTGTGTTGGAAAAATAAAAGATAAATATATAAATGACGGTATTGCAGAATATACTAAAAGAATGACAAATTTTGTCAGTCTTAATACTATAGAATTAAAAGAATATAACAAAGAGGATAGTATCAATATTTCTATTGAAAAGGAAAGTTTAGAGATACTGAAACAAATTTCAAAGTCTAATTCATACAATATCCTTTTAGATTTAGACGGAAAAGAAATTACTTCTGAAAATATGTCCAAGTATATTGATGATTTAAAAAATAAGGGAGTAAGTAGTATAAATTTCATCATAGGTGGCTCAAATGGAGTTAATAAAGAAGTAAAAGGTTTAGTTGATATGAAATTAAAATTTTCATATTTTACCTTTCCTCATCAACTTATGAGACTAATTCTTTTAGAACAAATATATAGATGGTTTGCAATATCTAATAATATAAAATATCATAAGTAA
- a CDS encoding toxin-antitoxin system YwqK family antitoxin has product MKKKLIVLLMFLLSCLAIYSDEINNQSNSNSFSSKNFLKKLTSLTPKNPERTEKFASYLKNEMERKKEVSYLIKVDKDEKKITVIAENGEILFDEAVPEEVINSFPTYQTKIKEVEEKGLIKTYVEASYMVKTVRKPNFKNEKIEEPEKKEKTELSKLEDNIKLLLKSYDVLNSSIASIYEARDKMVSVQQYRDRTMTITGEEDGQKIKIVYNFDNSFLGGAMKIFVDNVLISQSKIKNLLPDGEIKLFNTSGKISGMATAKEGKLDGVAKLFDENGNTIEEVIYKNNKVIKRIK; this is encoded by the coding sequence ATGAAAAAGAAATTAATAGTATTATTGATGTTTTTATTATCTTGTTTAGCAATTTATTCAGATGAAATAAATAATCAAAGTAATTCAAATTCTTTTAGTTCAAAAAACTTTTTAAAGAAATTAACTTCTCTAACACCTAAAAATCCAGAGAGAACAGAGAAATTTGCTAGTTATCTAAAAAATGAAATGGAAAGAAAAAAGGAAGTTAGTTATCTTATAAAAGTTGATAAAGATGAAAAGAAAATAACTGTTATAGCAGAAAATGGAGAAATTCTTTTTGATGAAGCTGTGCCAGAAGAAGTGATAAATTCTTTTCCAACTTATCAAACTAAAATAAAAGAAGTTGAGGAAAAGGGATTGATAAAGACTTATGTAGAAGCTAGTTATATGGTAAAGACAGTTAGAAAACCAAATTTTAAAAATGAAAAAATAGAAGAACCAGAGAAGAAAGAAAAAACAGAATTATCTAAATTAGAAGATAATATCAAATTACTTTTAAAATCCTATGATGTTTTAAATTCTTCTATTGCTAGTATATATGAAGCTAGAGACAAGATGGTTTCTGTCCAACAATACAGAGATAGAACAATGACTATTACAGGTGAAGAAGATGGTCAAAAAATAAAAATAGTATATAATTTTGATAATAGTTTCTTAGGTGGAGCTATGAAGATATTTGTTGATAATGTCCTTATATCTCAATCAAAAATTAAAAATTTACTTCCTGATGGGGAGATAAAATTATTCAATACAAGTGGAAAAATTTCAGGTATGGCTACTGCTAAGGAAGGGAAATTAGATGGAGTAGCAAAATTATTTGATGAAAATGGAAATACAATAGAAGAAGTTATATATAAAAATAATAAAGTTATAAAAAGGATAAAATAA
- the hpf gene encoding ribosome hibernation-promoting factor, HPF/YfiA family: protein MKLSIHGRKITLTDAIRKYAEEKISKVEKFNDSIIKIDATLAASKLKTGNAHVTEILAYLSGSTLKATATESDLYASIDKAVDIMESLLKKHKEKRSRAKIQDDTRKRSYSFDYIVEPEEKLSNEKKLVRVYLPLKPMEISEAILQLEYLNRVFFAFTNSETGNMAVVYKRKDGDYGVIEK, encoded by the coding sequence ATGAAATTATCAATTCATGGAAGAAAAATTACTTTAACTGATGCTATTAGAAAATATGCAGAAGAAAAAATTTCAAAGGTAGAAAAATTTAATGACTCTATTATCAAAATAGATGCCACTTTAGCTGCTTCTAAATTAAAAACTGGTAATGCACATGTTACAGAAATTTTAGCTTATCTAAGTGGAAGCACATTGAAAGCCACTGCAACTGAATCAGATTTATATGCTTCAATAGATAAAGCTGTTGATATTATGGAGAGTCTATTAAAAAAACATAAAGAAAAAAGAAGTAGAGCAAAAATACAAGATGATACAAGAAAAAGATCTTATAGTTTTGATTATATAGTTGAACCAGAAGAAAAACTTTCTAATGAAAAGAAATTAGTTAGAGTTTATCTACCTTTAAAACCTATGGAAATTTCAGAAGCTATTTTACAACTTGAATATCTAAATAGAGTTTTCTTTGCTTTTACAAACTCTGAAACAGGAAATATGGCAGTAGTTTATAAGAGAAAAGATGGAGACTATGGAGTTATTGAAAAATAG
- a CDS encoding pre-toxin TG domain-containing protein: protein MSPEDLKYRKYYREEVLPYDENYQNFLRTILSMGLDFSSLGVIKGVTEGIVRYDIVTGEKLDLATRIIGAIPIANDIYKSGRRGVKLLKSAKKVETVLADGSKVVLNVDTTIKTTNKV from the coding sequence ATGAGTCCTGAAGATCTAAAATATAGAAAATATTACAGAGAAGAAGTATTACCTTATGATGAAAACTATCAAAATTTTCTAAGAACTATTTTAAGTATGGGCTTGGATTTCTCATCTTTAGGGGTTATAAAAGGAGTTACAGAAGGTATTGTACGATATGATATAGTAACTGGAGAAAAACTTGACTTAGCTACAAGGATAATAGGAGCCATTCCAATTGCTAATGATATTTATAAAAGTGGTAGAAGGGGAGTAAAACTTTTAAAATCAGCCAAAAAAGTAGAAACTGTACTTGCAGATGGTAGTAAGGTTGTATTAAATGTTGATACTACAATAAAAACTACAAATAAGGTATAG
- a CDS encoding pre-toxin TG domain-containing protein, translating to MGLDFLPLGVEKGVTKGIVGYDTVTGEKLDLATRIIGAIPITNGIFKTERRAIKFLKSAKKVETVLADGSKVVVNIDDTIKTVNKAQEIISSSGTTKVIAKETKVIDKTTDITKVSKNVEKVS from the coding sequence ATGGGCTTAGATTTCTTACCTTTAGGGGTTGAAAAAGGGGTTACAAAAGGTATTGTAGGATATGATACAGTAACTGGAGAAAAGCTTGACTTAGCTACAAGGATAATAGGAGCTATTCCAATTACTAATGGTATCTTTAAGACTGAAAGAAGGGCGATAAAATTTTTAAAATCAGCCAAAAAAGTAGAAACTGTACTTGCAGATGGTAGTAAGGTAGTAGTAAATATTGATGATACAATAAAAACTGTAAATAAGGCACAGGAAATTATTTCATCTAGTGGTACAACAAAAGTGATTGCAAAAGAAACAAAAGTAATTGATAAAACAACTGATATAACAAAGGTTTCTAAAAATGTTGAGAAAGTAAGTTGA
- the lysS gene encoding lysine--tRNA ligase, producing the protein MEKYFDRLEREPLIAERWKKIEELESYGIKPFGRKYDKQNMIGDVLKHNPEENLKFKTAGRIMSLRGKGKAYFAHIEDQSGKIQIYMKKDELGEEQFDHIVKMLNVGDIVGIEGELFITHTEELTLRVKSISLLAKNVRSLPEKYHGLTDVEIRYRKRYIDLIMNPEVRDIFIKRTEIIKEIRKYLDERGFLEVETPMMHQILGGAAARPFITHHNALNLDLYLRIAVELYLKRLIVGGFDKVYEMGKDFRNEGISVRHNPEFTMIELYQAHADFNDMMDIAEGMISTICEKINGTTDIVYDGVQLSLKNFKRVHMVDMIKDVTGVDFWKEMTFEEAKQLAKEHHVEIAPHMNSVGHIINEFFEQKCEEKVIQPTFVYGHPVEISPLAKRNEDNPNFTDRFELFINKREYANAFTELNDPADQRGRFEAQVEEALRGNEEATPVIDEDYVEALEYGMPPTGGMGIGIDRLVMLLTGSPSIRDVILFPQMKPRD; encoded by the coding sequence ATGGAAAAATATTTTGACAGATTAGAGAGAGAACCTTTAATTGCAGAAAGATGGAAAAAAATTGAAGAATTGGAAAGTTATGGTATAAAACCATTTGGAAGAAAGTATGATAAACAAAATATGATAGGTGATGTTTTAAAACATAATCCAGAAGAAAATTTAAAGTTTAAAACTGCTGGAAGAATAATGTCTTTAAGAGGAAAAGGAAAAGCATATTTTGCCCATATAGAAGATCAATCTGGAAAAATTCAAATTTATATGAAAAAAGATGAATTGGGAGAAGAACAATTTGATCATATAGTAAAAATGCTAAATGTTGGAGATATTGTTGGAATTGAAGGAGAGCTATTTATAACTCATACAGAAGAATTAACTTTAAGAGTTAAAAGTATTTCATTACTTGCTAAAAATGTAAGATCTCTTCCTGAAAAATATCATGGACTTACTGATGTTGAAATAAGATATAGAAAAAGATATATTGATTTGATAATGAATCCAGAAGTTAGAGATATATTTATAAAAAGAACAGAAATTATAAAAGAAATAAGAAAATATTTAGATGAAAGAGGATTTTTAGAAGTTGAAACTCCTATGATGCATCAAATTTTAGGAGGGGCTGCTGCAAGACCTTTTATAACTCATCATAATGCATTAAATTTAGATTTATATTTAAGAATAGCTGTTGAACTATATTTAAAAAGATTAATAGTTGGTGGCTTTGATAAAGTATATGAAATGGGAAAAGATTTTAGAAACGAAGGAATTTCAGTAAGACATAATCCAGAATTCACAATGATTGAATTATACCAAGCTCATGCTGATTTTAATGATATGATGGATATAGCTGAAGGTATGATTTCAACAATATGTGAAAAAATTAATGGTACAACAGATATTGTTTATGATGGAGTTCAATTATCCCTTAAAAACTTTAAAAGAGTGCATATGGTTGATATGATAAAAGATGTTACAGGGGTTGATTTCTGGAAAGAAATGACTTTTGAAGAAGCTAAACAATTAGCAAAAGAACATCATGTTGAAATTGCACCTCATATGAATAGTGTAGGACATATTATAAATGAATTCTTTGAACAAAAATGTGAAGAAAAAGTTATACAACCAACATTTGTATATGGACACCCTGTTGAAATATCTCCACTTGCAAAAAGAAATGAAGATAATCCAAATTTCACAGATAGATTTGAGTTATTTATTAATAAGAGAGAATATGCTAATGCTTTTACAGAATTAAATGACCCAGCAGATCAAAGAGGAAGATTTGAAGCACAGGTTGAAGAAGCATTGCGTGGAAATGAGGAAGCCACACCTGTAATAGACGAAGATTATGTAGAAGCACTTGAATATGGTATGCCGCCAACAGGTGGAATGGGAATAGGAATAGATAGACTTGTAATGTTACTTACAGGTTCTCCATCTATAAGAGATGTAATTCTTTTCCCTCAAATGAAGCCAAGAGATTAA
- the hemB gene encoding porphobilinogen synthase yields MFTRTRRLRRNFLTRELVKNISIEKSSLIYPLFVCDGENIKSEIESMPEQYRYSLDRLNEELDELLKLGINNILLFGIPNHKDEIGSQAYDENGIVQRAVRQIRRDYQDKFLVVTDVCMCEYTSHGHCGILHNHDVDNDETLEYIAKIALSHAKAGADIIAPSDMMDGRIGKIREILDKNNFENIPIMAYSVKYSSAYYGPFRDAADSAPSFGDRKTYQMDFRSYNNFYREVEADTQEGADFIMVKPAMAYLDVIKSVSEVTNLPIVAYNVSGEYSMVKAAAKNNWIDEEKIVMENMYAIKRAGADIIITYHAKDIVKWLSK; encoded by the coding sequence ATGTTTACAAGGACAAGAAGATTAAGAAGAAATTTTTTAACAAGAGAATTAGTAAAAAACATTAGTATTGAAAAAAGTTCATTGATATACCCATTGTTTGTATGTGATGGAGAAAATATAAAATCTGAAATAGAATCTATGCCTGAACAATATAGATATTCTTTGGATAGATTAAATGAAGAATTAGATGAGTTATTGAAATTAGGAATTAACAATATTTTACTCTTTGGAATACCAAATCATAAAGATGAAATAGGAAGTCAAGCCTATGATGAAAATGGTATTGTTCAAAGAGCAGTCAGACAAATAAGAAGAGATTATCAAGATAAATTTTTAGTAGTTACTGATGTATGTATGTGTGAATATACCTCTCATGGACATTGTGGAATTTTACATAATCATGATGTGGATAATGATGAAACACTTGAATATATAGCAAAAATTGCCTTATCTCATGCAAAAGCAGGAGCAGATATAATAGCTCCTTCTGATATGATGGATGGAAGAATAGGAAAAATTAGAGAAATTTTAGATAAGAATAATTTTGAAAATATTCCTATAATGGCATATAGTGTAAAATATTCATCTGCTTATTATGGACCTTTTAGAGATGCAGCTGATTCAGCACCAAGTTTTGGAGATAGAAAAACTTATCAAATGGATTTTAGAAGTTATAATAATTTTTATAGAGAGGTTGAAGCTGATACACAAGAGGGAGCAGATTTTATTATGGTTAAACCAGCTATGGCTTATTTAGATGTTATAAAATCTGTTTCAGAGGTTACGAATTTACCTATTGTTGCCTATAATGTAAGTGGAGAATATTCTATGGTTAAGGCAGCAGCAAAAAATAACTGGATAGATGAAGAAAAAATTGTTATGGAAAATATGTATGCAATAAAAAGAGCAGGTGCTGATATAATAATTACTTATCATGCAAAGGATATTGTAAAATGGCTGTCTAAATAA
- a CDS encoding DUF5376 family protein — protein MSCYISDISNFEELEKMDISGISGQVWGADFLKDKVHIFWLFDSNNEEGKAEISRKGMLKLMKKGIEFRKKKILKIMKNMKK, from the coding sequence GTGTCTTGCTACATATCAGATATTAGTAATTTTGAAGAATTAGAGAAAATGGATATTTCAGGAATAAGTGGCCAAGTTTGGGGAGCAGACTTTCTTAAAGATAAAGTTCATATTTTTTGGTTATTTGATTCTAATAATGAAGAAGGAAAGGCAGAAATATCAAGAAAAGGGATGTTAAAGTTGATGAAAAAAGGGATAGAATTTAGAAAGAAAAAAATTCTAAAAATTATGAAGAATATGAAGAAATAA
- a CDS encoding Imm49 family immunity protein, which produces MLVSKKKYNESVKYVVESYNEEREEEKETLNYIIEKKGSPLNCMWLLGRLHAITASKNLLVDKDVESFKKNMYVFAKLSILGKESRNFLGWDRVSFWGIIMSNNPVLLEFIEKYINIIAYEREGYKYKKSEANCYLTRTILLAIKGDWEKVIERSDIYLVNPSKEPYYKYTYLEFEFLKALAKKDIDKMKESINSMLDIKIARKMLYDMENYFDFYLQIFALIYLKIALHHGIDLGIDSDIAPKELIDNTPADSYPEPYDFMKDFDFKTITAEEWKAWIYRYHKNPEKLKKEEEEGYFI; this is translated from the coding sequence ATGCTAGTAAGTAAAAAAAAGTATAATGAGTCAGTTAAATATGTAGTTGAAAGTTATAATGAAGAACGAGAAGAAGAGAAAGAAACATTAAACTATATAATAGAAAAAAAAGGAAGTCCTTTAAATTGTATGTGGCTTTTAGGAAGATTGCATGCCATAACAGCCTCTAAAAATTTATTAGTAGATAAAGATGTTGAGAGCTTTAAAAAAAATATGTATGTTTTTGCTAAATTAAGTATTCTAGGAAAAGAAAGTAGAAATTTTCTTGGATGGGATAGAGTATCTTTTTGGGGAATAATTATGTCTAATAACCCAGTTCTTTTAGAGTTTATAGAAAAGTATATTAATATAATAGCTTATGAAAGAGAGGGATATAAGTATAAAAAATCTGAAGCCAACTGCTATCTAACAAGAACCATTTTATTAGCAATTAAAGGTGATTGGGAAAAAGTTATAGAGAGATCTGATATATACTTGGTTAATCCTTCAAAAGAACCTTATTATAAATATACTTACCTTGAGTTTGAATTTTTAAAAGCTTTGGCAAAAAAAGATATAGATAAAATGAAAGAAAGCATAAATTCTATGCTAGATATAAAAATAGCAAGAAAAATGCTCTACGATATGGAAAATTATTTTGATTTTTATCTTCAAATATTTGCTTTAATTTATTTAAAAATAGCCTTACATCATGGAATAGATTTAGGAATAGATAGTGATATTGCTCCAAAAGAATTAATAGATAATACTCCTGCTGATAGCTACCCAGAGCCTTATGATTTTATGAAAGATTTTGATTTTAAAACTATTACAGCTGAGGAATGGAAAGCTTGGATATATAGGTATCATAAAAATCCAGAGAAATTAAAAAAAGAAGAAGAGGAAGGATATTTTATTTAA
- a CDS encoding DUF5376 family protein translates to MKFRLYYYKSFEKSIHEKIDSMCSSINETQNEDIISCYIMDISIFESYLDNICERLEKKEPSAMDGQVWGGDFIEDRVYIYWVFDPDNEEGKAEISRKGMLKLMKKWIEFRKKKIPKNYEEYEEIIEVD, encoded by the coding sequence ATGAAATTTAGGTTGTATTATTACAAAAGTTTTGAAAAAAGTATTCATGAAAAAATTGATAGTATGTGTAGTTCTATTAATGAAACACAAAATGAAGATATTATATCATGTTACATAATGGATATTAGTATTTTTGAAAGCTATTTGGATAATATTTGTGAGAGATTAGAAAAGAAAGAACCTTCAGCAATGGATGGTCAAGTTTGGGGAGGAGATTTTATTGAAGATAGAGTGTATATTTATTGGGTATTTGATCCAGATAATGAGGAGGGAAAAGCAGAAATATCAAGAAAAGGCATGTTAAAATTGATGAAAAAATGGATAGAATTTAGAAAGAAAAAAATTCCTAAAAATTATGAAGAATATGAAGAAATAATAGAAGTAGATTAA